In Microbacterium lushaniae, the following are encoded in one genomic region:
- a CDS encoding VWA domain-containing protein, which produces MGARAGSGVTRGAATSIPLTGGARVAWNRALELWGVHMHDAELRPGAARGAPAWFTFPPSITVDTDMVRELGGAAELESVFAHELGHHVLAPSTRIDALKIRHQLARSLVASGAETVRDEDVALLSNLWTDLLVNARVGLLQRRRDGEGAEPGIVRLGRALYGASRDSSSRLWWLYLRTYELLWHLPAGTLAIPQPPEAPRPAAVRSRIIDVPLEKIPERFREQEAALRAARREAERVAAELDGAITTHPMLDADLLAGIVRAFAADPVGGALRFGVLAAPYLVEERRAGDGAGVPGGQCAADDAPATAGELGRVLADRRLHGAMPDRAGRTGDEPGRGQRLDVARTLELYAASDPDVVIAAWYRAQAAPWVRPVTQRIPTRPAFDLPGPLETWESGDDLADLDWAATLQAGADVVPGVTTRRRSWIDDEPEPQEGSVELDLYIDSSGSMARPRTGSPAVLAGMILALSVLRGGGRVRVTSFSGPGQVAGGDGFVRDPARVVGDLAWYFGGSTSFPLDLLHRRYAQLTPPRGGERRHLVVLSDDGLTSMFGDGNEPFAGVAAATRGKLTTGTLVVLAWARRIEPLARAAGYDILYLERMDDAPGVCARLAEVLHG; this is translated from the coding sequence GTGGGTGCACGTGCGGGCAGCGGCGTGACGCGGGGCGCGGCGACCTCGATCCCGCTGACCGGTGGCGCCCGCGTCGCGTGGAATCGCGCGCTGGAGCTGTGGGGCGTGCACATGCACGACGCCGAGCTGCGCCCCGGTGCCGCGCGGGGCGCGCCCGCGTGGTTCACCTTCCCGCCCTCGATCACCGTCGACACCGACATGGTGCGCGAGCTCGGCGGCGCCGCGGAGCTGGAGAGCGTGTTCGCCCATGAGCTCGGCCACCACGTGCTGGCGCCGAGCACCCGCATCGATGCCCTCAAGATCCGTCATCAGCTGGCCCGGTCGCTCGTCGCCTCGGGAGCCGAGACGGTGCGCGACGAGGACGTCGCGCTGCTGTCCAACCTGTGGACCGACCTGCTCGTCAACGCGCGTGTCGGTCTGCTGCAGCGGCGACGCGACGGTGAGGGAGCCGAGCCCGGGATCGTCCGGCTCGGACGCGCCCTCTACGGCGCATCCCGTGACTCGTCGAGCCGGCTGTGGTGGCTCTACCTGCGCACGTACGAACTGCTCTGGCACCTCCCGGCCGGGACGCTGGCGATTCCCCAGCCGCCGGAGGCTCCCCGCCCCGCGGCGGTGCGCTCGCGGATCATCGACGTGCCGCTGGAGAAGATCCCCGAGCGCTTCCGCGAGCAGGAGGCGGCGCTGCGGGCCGCCCGGCGGGAGGCCGAGCGCGTCGCGGCGGAATTGGACGGCGCCATCACGACGCATCCGATGCTCGACGCCGATCTGCTCGCCGGGATCGTCCGCGCCTTCGCCGCCGATCCGGTGGGCGGCGCCCTGCGCTTCGGCGTGCTGGCCGCGCCCTACCTCGTGGAGGAGCGGCGCGCGGGTGACGGCGCGGGCGTGCCGGGAGGGCAGTGCGCCGCCGACGACGCTCCCGCCACCGCCGGCGAGCTCGGCCGCGTGCTGGCCGACCGCCGCCTCCACGGGGCGATGCCCGACCGCGCCGGACGCACCGGCGACGAGCCGGGGCGCGGGCAGCGGCTGGATGTGGCCCGCACGCTCGAGCTGTACGCGGCATCCGACCCCGACGTGGTCATCGCCGCGTGGTACCGGGCCCAGGCGGCGCCGTGGGTGCGGCCGGTGACCCAGCGCATCCCCACGCGTCCGGCATTCGACCTGCCCGGGCCGCTGGAGACCTGGGAGAGCGGCGACGACCTGGCCGATCTCGACTGGGCTGCGACGCTGCAGGCCGGAGCCGACGTCGTCCCCGGCGTCACCACGCGTCGCCGCTCCTGGATCGACGACGAGCCCGAGCCGCAGGAGGGCAGCGTCGAGCTCGACCTCTACATCGACTCCTCCGGCTCCATGGCGCGCCCCCGCACCGGGTCGCCGGCCGTTCTGGCCGGGATGATCCTCGCGCTCTCGGTGCTGCGCGGAGGCGGTCGCGTGCGGGTGACGAGCTTCTCCGGCCCGGGGCAGGTCGCCGGTGGTGACGGGTTCGTGCGCGATCCGGCCCGCGTGGTCGGCGACCTGGCCTGGTACTTCGGTGGCTCCACGTCCTTCCCGCTCGACCTGCTTCACCGGCGGTACGCACAGCTGACGCCCCCGCGCGGCGGCGAGCGACGGCACCTCGTGGTGCTGTCGGACGACGGGCTCACCTCGATGTTCGGCGACGGGAACGAGCCGTTCGCGGGGGTCGCGGCCGCCACGCGCGGCAAGCTCACCACCGGCACGCTCGTCGTCCTGGCGTGGGCGCGGCGCATCGAGCCGCTCGCACGCGCCGCAGGCTACGACATCCTGTATCTGGAGCGGATGGATGATGCGCCCGGCGTGTGCGCACGACTGGCGGAGGTGCTGCATGGCTGA
- a CDS encoding AAA family ATPase: MPDGRFRHGLIVGKFYPLHAGHSHLIRTALRACDRLTVELIGASVESVTVAAREQWIREEHPTAHVVAFVDDTPVDFASETAWDAHTRIIAGALDAPVDAVFTSDAYGEELARRLGATWVQVDPGRVRNPVSGAAVRADLAAHWHELAPAVRATLTPRIVVLGAESTGSTTLAAALADELGTLWVPEYGRELSITREGGLAAPWRGDEFDLIVDRQIAMEDAALRQTPAPVLVCDTDVLATALWHERYMGAPAPRILARAAEHRPALYVLTGDEIPFVQDGTRDGEHIRARMQARFRAVLQGQPVPWLEVGGDVPARVRTALPAVHDALARALSFTAPLEGRPMDEQLALQRRAGR, from the coding sequence GTGCCTGACGGGCGGTTTCGCCACGGCCTCATCGTGGGGAAGTTCTACCCGCTGCACGCGGGGCACTCCCACCTGATCCGCACGGCCCTGCGCGCGTGTGATCGGCTGACCGTCGAGCTCATCGGGGCGTCCGTGGAATCGGTCACCGTCGCGGCGCGGGAGCAGTGGATCCGCGAGGAGCACCCCACCGCCCACGTCGTCGCGTTCGTCGACGACACGCCTGTGGACTTCGCATCCGAGACGGCGTGGGATGCCCACACGAGGATCATCGCGGGCGCGCTCGATGCGCCCGTCGACGCCGTCTTCACGTCGGATGCCTACGGGGAGGAGCTCGCACGACGCCTGGGGGCGACATGGGTGCAGGTGGATCCAGGCCGCGTGCGCAACCCGGTGTCGGGCGCGGCGGTGCGCGCCGACCTCGCCGCCCACTGGCACGAGCTCGCGCCCGCGGTGCGTGCGACCCTGACCCCGCGCATCGTCGTGCTCGGTGCCGAATCGACCGGTTCCACGACGTTGGCCGCCGCTCTCGCCGACGAACTGGGCACGCTCTGGGTGCCCGAGTACGGCCGCGAGCTGTCGATCACGCGCGAGGGCGGGCTCGCCGCACCCTGGCGCGGCGACGAGTTCGACCTCATCGTCGACCGGCAGATCGCGATGGAGGATGCAGCGCTGCGGCAGACGCCCGCGCCGGTGCTCGTGTGCGACACCGATGTGCTCGCGACGGCGCTGTGGCATGAGCGGTACATGGGTGCGCCCGCACCTCGCATCCTCGCGCGTGCGGCCGAGCACCGGCCGGCGCTGTACGTGCTCACCGGTGACGAGATCCCCTTCGTCCAGGACGGCACCCGCGACGGCGAGCACATCCGCGCCCGCATGCAGGCGAGGTTCCGTGCGGTGCTCCAGGGGCAGCCCGTCCCGTGGCTGGAGGTGGGTGGCGACGTCCCGGCCCGCGTGCGCACGGCGCTCCCCGCGGTGCACGACGCGCTCGCGCGGGCGCTGTCTTTCACCGCGCCGCTGGAGGGGCGCCCGATGGACGAGCAGCTCGCGCTGCAGCGCCGGGCCGGCCGATAG
- a CDS encoding sulfite exporter TauE/SafE family protein, translated as MNASAPPRRGARFIFACVGIGLLAGLLSGLFGVGGGTVIVPLLVLLLGFDQRRAAGTSLAAIVPTAAVGVISYAVSGSVAWIPALILAAGAVIGAQVGTWLLPRMSQTALRWGFVGFLAVVIVSLFFVIPSRDAVLELTWLTGSGLAVLGLITGVLAGLLGVGGGIIVVPALLLLFGTSDLEAKGTSLLMMIPTAISGTIGNLRRHNVDLAAAGLVGLAACTTTAVGAWLATIVDPFLGNILFAAFLVFIAVQMALKAVRGRTR; from the coding sequence ATGAACGCATCCGCACCCCCGCGCCGGGGCGCGCGCTTCATCTTCGCGTGCGTGGGCATCGGCCTGCTCGCGGGGCTGCTGTCCGGCCTGTTCGGCGTGGGCGGGGGCACGGTCATCGTGCCGCTGCTGGTGCTGCTGCTCGGGTTCGACCAGCGCCGCGCCGCTGGGACCTCGCTCGCCGCGATCGTCCCGACCGCCGCGGTGGGTGTCATCTCCTACGCCGTCTCCGGCTCGGTGGCGTGGATCCCGGCGCTCATCCTCGCCGCAGGAGCGGTCATCGGAGCGCAGGTGGGCACCTGGCTGCTGCCGCGCATGTCGCAGACGGCGCTGCGGTGGGGGTTCGTCGGATTCCTCGCCGTCGTCATCGTCAGCCTCTTCTTCGTCATCCCCTCCCGCGACGCCGTGCTGGAGCTGACGTGGCTCACCGGGTCGGGGCTCGCCGTGCTCGGGCTCATCACCGGCGTGCTCGCGGGGCTGCTGGGGGTGGGCGGCGGCATCATCGTCGTACCGGCGCTGCTGCTGCTGTTCGGCACGAGCGACCTGGAGGCCAAGGGCACGTCGCTGCTCATGATGATCCCCACCGCCATCTCCGGCACGATCGGCAACCTCCGCCGCCACAACGTCGACCTCGCCGCGGCGGGACTGGTCGGGCTCGCCGCCTGCACGACGACGGCGGTGGGAGCGTGGCTGGCGACGATCGTCGACCCGTTCCTCGGCAACATCCTGTTCGCGGCGTTCCTGGTATTCATCGCCGTGCAGATGGCGCTGAAGGCGGTCCGCGGGCGCACGCGCTGA
- a CDS encoding pyridoxal phosphate-dependent aminotransferase, with protein MTSRAPLSRKLSAIAESATLKVDAKAKALQAAGRPVISYAAGEPDFATPQFIVDAAAEALGDPANFRYTPAVGLPVLREAIAAKTLRDSGLEVEASQVIVTNGGKQAVYQAFQTVVNPGDEVLLPAPYWTTYPEAIALADGVPVEVFAGADQEYKVTVDQLEAARTDRTTTLVFVSPSNPTGAVYTPEETKAIGDWALAHGLWVITDEIYQNLVYDGAHAASIVEAVPDLAGQTILLNGVAKTYAMTGWRVGWMVGPADAIKVAANLQSHLSSNVNNIAQRAALAALSGPQDEAEGFRLAFDRRRRLIVSELAKIPGVSVPEPLGAFYVYPDVTGLLGREWRGTTPTTSLELADLILEEAEVAVVPGEAFGPSGYLRLSYALGDDQLLEGVQRLQRLFA; from the coding sequence GTGACATCCCGTGCCCCCCTCTCCCGCAAGCTGTCCGCGATCGCCGAGTCCGCCACGCTGAAGGTGGACGCGAAGGCCAAGGCCCTGCAGGCCGCGGGGCGGCCGGTCATCTCCTACGCCGCCGGCGAGCCCGACTTCGCCACACCGCAGTTCATCGTGGATGCGGCCGCCGAGGCGCTGGGCGACCCCGCGAACTTCCGCTACACCCCCGCGGTGGGTCTTCCCGTGCTGCGCGAGGCCATCGCCGCCAAGACGCTGCGCGACTCCGGCCTGGAGGTCGAGGCGTCGCAGGTCATCGTGACCAACGGCGGCAAGCAGGCGGTGTACCAGGCCTTCCAGACCGTGGTGAACCCCGGCGACGAGGTGCTGCTGCCCGCGCCGTACTGGACGACGTACCCCGAGGCGATCGCCCTGGCCGACGGCGTGCCGGTCGAGGTGTTCGCCGGCGCCGACCAGGAGTACAAGGTCACCGTCGACCAGCTCGAAGCCGCCCGCACCGACCGCACGACCACGCTCGTGTTCGTGTCCCCGTCCAACCCCACCGGTGCCGTCTACACGCCGGAGGAGACCAAGGCGATCGGCGACTGGGCGCTCGCGCACGGCCTGTGGGTCATCACCGACGAGATCTACCAGAACCTCGTGTACGACGGGGCCCACGCCGCATCCATCGTCGAGGCGGTTCCCGACCTCGCCGGCCAGACGATCCTCCTCAACGGCGTCGCCAAGACCTACGCGATGACCGGATGGCGCGTGGGCTGGATGGTCGGGCCCGCCGACGCGATCAAGGTCGCCGCGAACCTGCAGTCGCACCTGTCCAGCAACGTCAACAACATCGCCCAGCGCGCGGCTCTGGCGGCACTGAGCGGCCCCCAGGACGAAGCGGAGGGCTTCCGCCTGGCGTTCGACCGGCGCCGGCGGCTCATCGTGTCGGAGCTGGCGAAGATCCCCGGGGTGAGCGTGCCCGAGCCGCTCGGGGCGTTCTACGTCTACCCCGACGTGACCGGACTCCTCGGCCGCGAGTGGCGCGGCACCACCCCGACGACGTCACTGGAACTCGCCGACCTCATCCTGGAGGAGGCCGAGGTGGCCGTCGTGCCCGGCGAGGCCTTCGGCCCGAGCGGCTACCTGCGCCTGTCGTACGCCCTGGGCGACGACCAGCTGCTCGAGGGCGTCCAGCGCCTCCAGCGCCTCTTCGCCTGA
- a CDS encoding UDP-N-acetylmuramate dehydrogenase: MPELAPVPLADLTTLRTGGAPHRLVEATTTDELVGTLRAVWDDGDPWLLVGGGSNLFVGDEPFAGTVVLVRTRGIERLPGSRPGTARLRVQSGHDWDELVAYTVAEGLAGIEALSGIPGTVGAAPVQNIGAYGQEIVQTLVEVELLDEHTGEVSVVPASELGLGFRTSVLKHHYGSVPARSAAILSVTFELEEVGDRARPIAGEQLRTALRLAPDAAVSLSHVREHVLAIRRSKGMVLDPGDPDTTSAGSFFQNAIVSEAFARTLPAECPRWPVSPDLDTVLVIPLAEFDGVVPAPVGTPAEVKISAAWLIEHSGLGKGFRLPRSRAGLSSKHTLALTNRGGATAAELAELARFVQQRVQSEFGLLLQPEPVLVNVEL, translated from the coding sequence ATGCCCGAACTCGCACCTGTTCCGCTCGCGGACCTGACGACGCTGCGCACCGGGGGTGCGCCCCACCGCCTCGTCGAGGCGACCACGACCGACGAACTGGTCGGCACCCTTCGGGCCGTGTGGGACGACGGCGATCCGTGGCTCCTGGTGGGCGGCGGCTCGAACCTCTTCGTCGGCGACGAACCGTTCGCCGGCACCGTCGTGCTCGTGCGCACCCGCGGCATCGAACGGCTGCCCGGATCCCGCCCCGGCACCGCGCGGCTGCGGGTTCAGTCCGGACATGACTGGGACGAGCTCGTCGCCTACACCGTCGCCGAGGGGCTGGCCGGCATCGAGGCGCTGTCGGGCATCCCCGGCACCGTCGGGGCCGCGCCCGTGCAGAACATCGGCGCCTACGGGCAGGAGATCGTGCAGACGCTCGTGGAGGTCGAGCTGCTGGACGAGCACACCGGCGAGGTGTCGGTCGTGCCCGCATCCGAACTGGGGCTGGGCTTTCGCACCTCGGTGCTCAAGCACCACTACGGCTCGGTGCCCGCCCGCTCCGCCGCGATCCTCAGTGTGACCTTCGAGCTCGAAGAGGTCGGCGACCGCGCGCGCCCGATCGCCGGAGAGCAGTTGCGCACCGCGCTGCGCCTGGCCCCCGACGCCGCCGTCTCGCTGAGCCACGTGCGCGAGCACGTGCTCGCGATCCGCCGCAGCAAGGGGATGGTGCTCGACCCGGGCGACCCCGACACCACGAGCGCCGGATCGTTCTTCCAGAACGCGATCGTCTCCGAGGCCTTCGCCCGGACGCTTCCGGCCGAGTGCCCCCGCTGGCCCGTCTCGCCCGACCTGGACACGGTGCTGGTGATCCCGCTCGCCGAGTTCGACGGGGTCGTGCCCGCTCCTGTCGGCACCCCGGCGGAGGTGAAGATCAGCGCCGCGTGGCTCATCGAGCACTCCGGCCTCGGTAAGGGCTTCCGCCTGCCGCGCTCGCGGGCCGGCCTGTCGAGCAAGCACACCCTCGCCCTGACCAACCGGGGAGGGGCCACCGCCGCCGAGCTCGCCGAGCTCGCGCGGTTCGTTCAGCAGCGCGTGCAGTCGGAGTTCGGCCTCCTCCTCCAGCCCGAGCCGGTGCTCGTGAACGTCGAGCTCTGA
- a CDS encoding MaoC/PaaZ C-terminal domain-containing protein yields MSAVGEVVAERTVHLTRESLVRYAGASGDFNPIHYRDDIAAEVGLPGVLAHGMLTMGIAVGAIAEWLGDPGRILEYGVRFTRPVVVHPDNGADLHIVAKVGAVDEDVVRIDLTVTHAETTVLGKAQVRVRA; encoded by the coding sequence GTGAGCGCCGTGGGCGAGGTCGTCGCCGAGCGCACGGTGCACCTGACGCGGGAATCGCTCGTGCGCTACGCCGGCGCATCCGGGGACTTCAACCCCATCCACTACCGCGACGACATCGCCGCCGAGGTCGGGCTGCCGGGGGTGCTCGCCCACGGGATGCTGACGATGGGCATCGCCGTCGGCGCGATCGCCGAGTGGCTGGGGGATCCCGGACGCATCCTGGAGTACGGCGTCCGCTTCACCCGGCCGGTCGTGGTGCACCCCGACAACGGCGCCGATCTGCACATCGTGGCCAAGGTGGGCGCGGTCGATGAAGACGTCGTGCGCATCGACCTCACCGTGACACACGCCGAGACGACCGTACTGGGCAAGGCCCAGGTGCGCGTGCGCGCCTGA
- a CDS encoding potassium transporter Kef, giving the protein MNRLPGHLADQSLPSGAPEPVAGVDWTVAERNVRRAGGDPARFSASIAGALRAAGGADDVTALAGIAAWRSGALAYRDDALARIGTLGQDGREGAAAALGLEPGELDEFVERQGTDRFWWPGRASASGYVCAVGGFAGLGGAWVAPPVSGVALSTPGAFAIRAGDEWWRLDADVWGSQLSWLDAEPDDVAQAGPASIVCLPDSYLAWVHVRAAA; this is encoded by the coding sequence GTGAATCGGCTCCCCGGGCACCTCGCCGACCAGAGCCTTCCCTCCGGAGCGCCCGAGCCGGTCGCGGGGGTCGACTGGACGGTCGCGGAGCGGAACGTGCGCCGCGCGGGCGGCGACCCCGCCCGGTTCTCCGCGAGCATCGCCGGCGCCCTGCGCGCGGCCGGCGGAGCGGATGACGTGACCGCCCTGGCGGGGATCGCGGCATGGCGATCGGGCGCCCTGGCCTATCGTGACGACGCCCTCGCCCGCATCGGCACTCTCGGGCAGGACGGGCGGGAGGGCGCGGCCGCGGCCCTCGGGCTGGAACCGGGCGAGCTCGACGAGTTCGTCGAGCGTCAGGGGACCGACCGATTCTGGTGGCCCGGGCGCGCCTCCGCCAGCGGGTACGTGTGCGCCGTCGGCGGGTTCGCCGGACTGGGCGGCGCATGGGTCGCCCCGCCGGTCTCCGGCGTCGCGCTGAGCACGCCAGGGGCGTTCGCCATCCGGGCGGGGGATGAGTGGTGGCGGCTGGACGCCGACGTGTGGGGGTCGCAGCTGTCGTGGCTGGACGCCGAGCCCGACGATGTCGCGCAGGCGGGACCGGCATCCATCGTGTGCCTGCCCGACTCCTACCTGGCGTGGGTGCACGTGCGGGCAGCGGCGTGA
- a CDS encoding AAA family ATPase: protein MADRWHKVSESPTTPAASAGVSQLTAEDLFRTPEADAHVPLDEKLRRTYYWIVNRAVISPYYDVEFSTGAPVTFPLGDAGAELTLPTEPSFSSNVLLPLLTFAVGGKCLLVGGPGRGKTTVAVLMGVLAGSSAEEVRRGVQQGQPQLTISDLVGIPLPRDLVNAASLAEIGIAWREWLTRPVKIIDEYNRIPTKTQSALLTMVAEGYVESHDQMHRTAPPSGVESWYFTANDDAGGGTFPVIQALRDRMDVTVQAASFNSRFFDELVARVEAGEKPEEHVPEELVFAPDEQTRMREAIRAVPVPAQVRRRLEFFLSHFEFVQAGGRRFEYRTKDTVTTAGGRVAEAIEANSGADLAADLGAQSINGLSVRALQTLIVYAKAIAWFRGRDAVGVDDVAAVLPFVLRGKLLPNSTHARFDVGAERELAADVMSWLADLFAESCRQFDALGRGHEDPVRDLLTQLDAGLDGLSAVDASRRLTEIEARVRAISATGKLYGRDFDDLMSLKYLHQRYTAYLRWAERQR, encoded by the coding sequence ATGGCGGATCGCTGGCACAAGGTCTCCGAGTCACCGACGACCCCCGCAGCATCCGCCGGGGTATCGCAGCTCACCGCGGAGGACCTTTTCCGCACTCCCGAGGCCGACGCCCACGTGCCGCTGGATGAGAAGCTCCGCCGCACCTACTACTGGATCGTCAACCGCGCCGTCATCTCGCCGTACTACGACGTGGAGTTCTCCACCGGCGCCCCGGTGACCTTCCCGCTCGGCGACGCCGGTGCGGAGCTGACCCTCCCCACCGAGCCGTCGTTCTCCTCGAACGTGCTGCTTCCGCTGCTCACCTTCGCCGTCGGCGGCAAGTGTCTCCTGGTGGGCGGCCCCGGCCGCGGCAAGACGACCGTCGCCGTGCTGATGGGCGTGCTGGCAGGGTCATCGGCCGAGGAGGTGCGCCGCGGCGTGCAGCAGGGTCAGCCGCAGCTGACCATCAGCGACCTGGTCGGGATCCCGTTGCCGCGCGACCTCGTCAACGCCGCGAGTCTCGCCGAGATCGGGATCGCCTGGCGCGAATGGCTCACCCGGCCGGTGAAGATCATCGACGAGTACAACCGCATCCCGACCAAGACCCAATCGGCGCTGCTGACGATGGTGGCCGAGGGATACGTCGAGAGCCACGACCAGATGCACCGCACGGCCCCGCCCTCGGGCGTGGAGAGCTGGTACTTCACCGCCAACGACGACGCCGGCGGCGGCACGTTCCCTGTCATCCAGGCCCTGCGCGACCGGATGGACGTCACCGTCCAGGCCGCGAGCTTCAACAGCCGGTTCTTCGACGAGCTGGTGGCGCGGGTGGAGGCGGGGGAGAAGCCCGAGGAGCACGTTCCGGAGGAGCTCGTCTTCGCACCCGACGAGCAGACCCGGATGCGGGAGGCCATCCGGGCCGTGCCGGTGCCGGCGCAGGTGCGGCGGCGGCTGGAGTTCTTCCTGAGCCACTTCGAGTTCGTGCAGGCCGGCGGCCGGCGATTCGAGTACCGCACGAAAGACACCGTCACCACCGCCGGGGGGCGGGTGGCCGAGGCGATCGAGGCGAACTCGGGGGCCGACCTCGCCGCCGATCTGGGTGCGCAGTCGATCAACGGGCTCTCCGTCCGGGCGCTGCAGACCCTCATCGTCTACGCCAAGGCCATCGCGTGGTTCCGCGGGCGGGACGCGGTCGGCGTCGACGACGTCGCCGCGGTGCTGCCGTTCGTGCTGCGCGGCAAGCTCCTGCCCAACTCCACGCATGCGCGCTTCGACGTCGGAGCCGAGCGGGAGCTGGCCGCCGACGTCATGAGCTGGCTCGCCGACCTGTTCGCCGAGTCGTGCCGACAGTTCGATGCCCTGGGCCGCGGCCACGAGGACCCGGTGCGCGACCTGCTCACCCAGCTCGATGCGGGGCTGGACGGCCTGAGCGCCGTGGACGCCTCCCGCCGTCTCACCGAGATCGAGGCGCGCGTGCGCGCGATCTCGGCCACCGGCAAGCTGTACGGTCGCGATTTCGACGACCTCATGAGTCTGAAGTACCTCCATCAGCGCTACACGGCCTACCTCCGATGGGCGGAGCGCCAGAGGTGA
- a CDS encoding FAS1-like dehydratase domain-containing protein, translated as MPVNPQLVGRTFPPTAPYLVGREKVREFARAVFADAPVHTDAEAARALGYADVVAPPTFAMVIQDLTLQQLLGEPDAGIELSRTVHAEQRFRYTRPIVAGDELTATLTVGGVRSVGGNAMVTSETEMTDAAGAHVVTATTVLLVGSGESA; from the coding sequence GTGCCCGTTAATCCCCAGCTCGTCGGCCGGACGTTCCCGCCGACCGCCCCCTATCTGGTCGGCCGGGAGAAGGTGCGCGAGTTCGCTCGGGCCGTCTTCGCCGACGCGCCCGTGCACACCGATGCGGAAGCGGCCCGCGCGCTCGGGTACGCCGACGTCGTGGCGCCGCCGACCTTCGCCATGGTCATCCAGGACCTGACCCTGCAGCAGCTGCTGGGCGAGCCGGATGCGGGCATCGAGCTGTCCCGCACGGTCCACGCCGAGCAGCGGTTCCGCTACACCCGTCCCATCGTCGCGGGCGACGAGCTGACGGCGACGCTCACCGTGGGCGGGGTGCGCTCGGTCGGAGGCAACGCCATGGTCACCAGCGAGACGGAGATGACGGATGCGGCGGGGGCGCACGTGGTGACGGCCACGACGGTGCTCCTGGTCGGATCGGGGGAGTCCGCGTGA
- a CDS encoding DUF2510 domain-containing protein, producing the protein MSTTPPGWYDDGHGALRWWDGAQWTEHVQPPAPADPAAQADAAPADHTESVAAPAAPDAHAEPVVDAATAPDAPTAPGLSEPGAPAASAPDAAPAASAPDAATAAPSVPAGPAYPPQYPGAPQPGYPAGMPAQPGPLAPDQPKPKSKLWILWVVLGGVVLLLIVLALILVPMIIGMLTSSPAATAGSPEETAAVEAVELYDDAWGDADCDAYERSTTEAYRESIGVADCETFAVDAESFGLSTDDYELEVTDITVVNDELIEVVTLETYDSLYDQDGQPLDQPEPVQDALRYEVVLDGDRWAIDALDYAE; encoded by the coding sequence ATGAGCACGACACCCCCCGGATGGTACGACGACGGTCACGGCGCCCTGCGCTGGTGGGACGGTGCGCAGTGGACCGAGCACGTGCAGCCGCCGGCACCTGCCGACCCGGCCGCGCAGGCGGATGCGGCGCCCGCCGACCACACGGAGTCCGTCGCTGCTCCCGCGGCACCGGATGCTCACGCGGAGCCCGTCGTCGACGCCGCCACGGCACCGGATGCCCCGACCGCACCCGGCCTCTCGGAGCCCGGCGCCCCTGCCGCATCCGCGCCCGACGCCGCCCCCGCCGCATCTGCGCCCGACGCCGCCACCGCCGCGCCGTCGGTGCCTGCCGGTCCGGCGTACCCCCCGCAGTACCCGGGCGCCCCGCAGCCCGGATACCCCGCCGGGATGCCGGCGCAGCCCGGACCCCTGGCGCCGGATCAGCCGAAGCCGAAATCCAAGCTGTGGATCCTGTGGGTGGTCCTGGGCGGGGTGGTGCTGCTGCTGATCGTGCTGGCGCTCATCCTGGTCCCCATGATCATCGGAATGCTCACGAGCAGCCCGGCGGCGACCGCGGGCAGCCCCGAGGAGACCGCGGCCGTCGAGGCCGTCGAACTCTACGACGACGCGTGGGGCGACGCGGACTGCGACGCCTACGAACGCTCGACCACCGAGGCCTACCGCGAGAGCATCGGCGTGGCCGACTGTGAGACGTTCGCCGTCGACGCCGAATCGTTCGGGCTGTCCACCGACGACTATGAGCTGGAAGTCACCGACATCACTGTCGTGAACGACGAGCTCATCGAGGTCGTGACCCTCGAGACGTACGACTCGCTGTACGACCAGGACGGCCAGCCGCTGGACCAGCCCGAGCCGGTGCAGGACGCCCTGCGCTACGAAGTCGTGCTGGACGGGGACCGCTGGGCGATCGACGCGCTCGATTACGCCGAATGA
- the pnuC gene encoding nicotinamide riboside transporter PnuC, giving the protein MIEWILAEWMQIVGFATGAACVFLAARRNVWTYPLGIANNVVFLAVFLPAGLYAAAALQLVYLALGVHGWWRWTRGVEHDRHYIARTPRGAILWLVVVGVAGAALLTWVLSTFTDSQVAVADAATTSASLVAQYMLNRKWLENWFVWIGVDIAFVALSVVTGLWVVAALYALFIALCVFGWRSWRRVGSDAAADAAAPGAVDARA; this is encoded by the coding sequence GTGATCGAGTGGATTCTCGCCGAGTGGATGCAGATCGTCGGGTTCGCCACCGGCGCCGCGTGCGTGTTCCTGGCTGCGCGCCGGAACGTGTGGACGTACCCGCTGGGCATCGCGAACAACGTCGTCTTCCTCGCCGTCTTCCTCCCCGCCGGCCTGTACGCCGCGGCCGCCCTGCAGCTGGTGTACCTCGCCCTCGGCGTGCACGGGTGGTGGCGATGGACGCGCGGCGTCGAACACGACCGCCACTACATCGCGCGCACGCCCCGCGGCGCGATCCTGTGGCTCGTCGTCGTGGGCGTCGCCGGCGCCGCCCTGCTGACGTGGGTGCTGTCGACCTTCACCGATTCGCAGGTCGCCGTCGCCGACGCGGCCACGACGTCGGCGAGCCTCGTGGCGCAGTACATGCTCAACCGCAAGTGGCTGGAGAACTGGTTCGTCTGGATCGGGGTGGACATCGCGTTCGTCGCACTGTCCGTCGTCACCGGCCTGTGGGTGGTCGCCGCCCTGTACGCCCTGTTCATCGCGCTGTGCGTGTTCGGGTGGCGTTCCTGGCGACGGGTGGGCTCTGACGCTGCGGCGGATGCGGCGGCACCGGGTGCGGTGGACGCGCGTGCCTGA